In Streptomyces sp. NBC_00483, a single window of DNA contains:
- a CDS encoding DUF6238 family protein, giving the protein MPTEPLPELAPDFVPFATAALDFHRAINMPVTQVAATRTELDALHAHLIALYDLLDAHAVRTAPVAGAEGDHLRACRIRLWQAADHLHAAFHAAPRPGTGALPSREACRARLPEGAPELTVCQRHLATSARVRRDHTPADLRDPFTGLTRH; this is encoded by the coding sequence ATGCCGACCGAGCCCCTGCCCGAACTGGCTCCGGACTTCGTGCCGTTCGCCACCGCCGCACTCGACTTCCACCGGGCCATCAACATGCCCGTCACCCAAGTCGCCGCCACACGTACCGAACTGGACGCGCTGCATGCCCACCTGATCGCCCTGTACGACCTGCTCGACGCACACGCAGTACGCACCGCGCCGGTCGCCGGCGCCGAGGGCGACCACTTGCGGGCCTGCCGGATCCGGCTGTGGCAGGCAGCCGACCACCTGCACGCCGCCTTCCACGCGGCGCCGCGCCCCGGCACCGGCGCCCTCCCCTCCCGGGAGGCCTGCCGGGCCCGGCTTCCCGAAGGCGCACCCGAACTGACCGTCTGCCAGCGCCACCTGGCAACTTCCGCCCGCGTCCGCCGGGACCACACTCCGGCAGACCTGCGCGACCCCTTCACCGGCCTCACCCGCCACTGA
- a CDS encoding SCO6880 family protein, with amino-acid sequence MLSDASHPDGPTTVKFPHRSRRGVLLGLTAPQLTVVAATGLLLLTVLLSASVTGALKLLPLWALALAGVFVRHRGRALADWAPIVIRYVRRRLRGQLVWLARPSTRPQREGLLHLPGTAASLRVVTAPGGRLGAVHDPHEGTLTAVVKVSSRAYALLDPATQSSNVSGWGRTLAALARTGHIARVQVLERTVPDSGDALNRYWSEHGDAATPLAGPIYSELLAAAGPAAAPHEAYVALALDLKAARRLINQAGGGLTGAFAVLAQLTATFDQATRNSGLALSGWLPATEIAAVIRTAYDPKASAALDRWSSSGRPQADPAATGPVVLVEKADRIQTDSAHHATFWIENWPRIETNPGFLHQLLFTTGVRRSLSLTYAPQGLDAALKDVQRKKATVIADAAERARKGQVDSEEDSVEYADIKQRERQLIAGHADVALTGLLTVSADSDEQLNAACAAIETAAVTALIDLRPLTWQQAEAFTSAALPLARP; translated from the coding sequence ATGCTCTCTGACGCTTCCCACCCCGACGGTCCGACCACCGTGAAGTTCCCACACCGCTCCCGCCGTGGCGTACTCCTCGGCCTCACCGCTCCCCAGTTGACCGTGGTCGCGGCCACCGGCCTGCTCCTGCTCACAGTGCTGCTCTCCGCCAGCGTGACCGGCGCACTCAAGCTGCTCCCGCTGTGGGCACTGGCACTGGCCGGGGTCTTCGTCCGGCACCGCGGACGCGCGCTCGCCGACTGGGCGCCGATCGTGATCCGTTACGTACGCCGCCGCCTGCGGGGCCAGCTCGTCTGGCTCGCCCGTCCCTCCACCCGGCCCCAGCGCGAGGGCCTGCTGCATCTGCCAGGCACCGCCGCCTCGTTGCGCGTGGTGACCGCCCCGGGCGGACGCCTCGGCGCCGTGCACGACCCGCACGAGGGCACGCTGACCGCCGTGGTCAAGGTCTCCTCCCGTGCGTACGCCCTCCTCGACCCGGCCACCCAGTCGAGCAACGTCTCCGGCTGGGGCCGCACCCTGGCCGCGCTCGCCCGCACCGGCCACATCGCCCGCGTCCAGGTCCTGGAGCGCACCGTCCCCGACTCCGGCGACGCGCTCAACCGGTACTGGAGTGAGCACGGCGACGCGGCGACCCCGCTGGCCGGGCCGATCTACTCCGAGCTGCTGGCCGCCGCGGGACCCGCCGCCGCCCCGCACGAGGCGTACGTCGCCCTCGCTCTGGACCTCAAGGCGGCTCGCCGCCTGATCAATCAGGCCGGTGGCGGACTGACCGGCGCCTTCGCCGTCCTCGCCCAGCTCACCGCCACCTTCGACCAGGCCACCCGCAACTCCGGCCTCGCACTATCGGGTTGGCTTCCCGCGACCGAAATCGCCGCCGTGATCCGCACCGCGTACGACCCGAAGGCTTCGGCCGCCCTCGACCGCTGGTCCTCCTCGGGCCGCCCGCAGGCTGACCCTGCCGCTACGGGCCCGGTCGTCCTGGTCGAGAAGGCCGACCGAATCCAGACCGACTCGGCCCACCACGCCACCTTCTGGATCGAGAACTGGCCGCGCATCGAGACCAACCCGGGCTTCCTGCACCAGCTCCTGTTCACCACCGGCGTCCGGCGCAGCCTCTCCCTCACCTACGCGCCCCAGGGCCTGGATGCCGCGCTCAAGGACGTGCAGCGCAAGAAGGCCACCGTCATCGCGGACGCGGCCGAGCGGGCCCGCAAGGGCCAGGTCGACTCCGAGGAGGACTCGGTCGAGTACGCCGACATCAAGCAGCGCGAACGCCAGCTGATCGCCGGGCACGCCGATGTCGCCCTGACCGGCCTGCTCACCGTCAGCGCGGACAGCGACGAGCAGCTCAACGCCGCCTGCGCAGCCATCGAGACCGCTGCCGTAACCGCGTTGATCGACCTGCGCCCGCTGACCTGGCAGCAGGCCGAAGCCTTCACCAGCGCCGCTCTGCCGCTCGCCCGCCCGTAG
- a CDS encoding ATP-binding protein has protein sequence MPSRTSRASASPLFVPRKPDRRTARAAREQFAAARDKARHATRPTSLATAPGLDPDLRATYPPAGRPGPASTRGGKLKLPAHRMTTAVAAGAYPFLAEGGLGAQGIYVGRDVHAEAAFTYDPFALYGKLDGFTNPNILLAGVIGMGKSALAKSLALRAVAFGYRIYVPCDPKGEWTAVARELSGQTIALGPGLPGRLNPLDAPAKPSGVNEEDWASEVRKRRLLLLGSLAKTVLRRDLHPMEHTALDVALDQVVTRAQATGTTPLLGQIAHVLGSPERLDGALGELSGRLGQAAEDLAHALRRLVHGDLAGMFDAPSSVVFDPSAAMLSIDLSRLGGAGDDTALVLAMTCASAWMESALADPTAGRRWVIYDEAWRVMRHVALLERMQSQWKLSRGLGIANMMIIHRLSDLLTAGDAGSRGRALAEGLLTDCSTRIIYRQEADQLAASAALLGLTGIETQAVSALTKGRGLWKVAGRSFITQHLLHLRERELFDTDYHMAH, from the coding sequence ATGCCTTCTCGCACCAGTCGCGCCAGCGCCAGCCCGCTGTTCGTCCCCCGCAAGCCCGACCGGCGTACCGCCCGAGCCGCCCGGGAGCAGTTCGCCGCCGCCCGCGACAAGGCCCGCCACGCCACCCGGCCCACCTCCCTCGCCACCGCGCCCGGCCTCGACCCCGACCTGCGCGCCACCTACCCACCCGCCGGTCGCCCCGGCCCCGCCTCCACACGCGGCGGCAAACTCAAATTGCCCGCCCACCGGATGACCACCGCAGTCGCCGCCGGCGCCTATCCCTTTCTCGCCGAAGGCGGCTTGGGCGCCCAGGGCATCTACGTCGGCCGCGACGTACACGCCGAGGCCGCATTCACCTACGACCCATTCGCCCTCTACGGCAAGCTCGACGGCTTCACCAATCCCAACATCCTGCTCGCCGGCGTCATCGGCATGGGCAAGTCCGCCCTCGCCAAGTCCCTTGCCCTGCGCGCCGTCGCCTTCGGCTACCGCATCTACGTGCCCTGCGATCCCAAGGGCGAATGGACGGCCGTGGCTCGCGAGTTGAGCGGTCAGACCATCGCACTCGGCCCCGGCCTTCCCGGCCGCCTCAACCCGCTCGACGCACCGGCCAAGCCCTCCGGCGTCAACGAAGAGGACTGGGCAAGCGAGGTTCGCAAGCGCCGCCTCCTTTTGCTCGGCTCGCTCGCGAAAACTGTCCTGCGCCGCGACCTGCACCCGATGGAACACACCGCCCTCGACGTCGCCCTCGACCAGGTCGTCACCCGCGCCCAAGCCACCGGCACCACTCCCCTGCTCGGCCAAATCGCCCACGTCCTCGGCTCTCCCGAACGCCTCGACGGCGCGCTCGGCGAACTCTCCGGCCGCCTCGGCCAAGCCGCCGAAGACCTCGCCCACGCACTGCGCCGCCTCGTCCACGGCGACTTGGCCGGCATGTTCGACGCCCCGTCCTCCGTGGTCTTCGACCCAAGCGCAGCGATGCTCTCCATCGACCTGTCCCGGCTCGGCGGCGCAGGCGACGACACCGCCCTCGTCCTCGCAATGACCTGCGCCTCCGCCTGGATGGAATCCGCACTCGCCGACCCCACCGCAGGGCGCCGCTGGGTCATCTACGACGAGGCATGGCGAGTCATGCGACACGTCGCGCTACTGGAACGCATGCAGAGCCAGTGGAAACTCTCCCGCGGCCTGGGCATCGCCAACATGATGATCATCCACCGGCTGTCCGACCTCCTGACCGCAGGCGACGCCGGGTCCCGCGGCCGTGCACTCGCTGAGGGCCTGCTAACCGACTGCTCCACCCGCATCATCTACCGCCAAGAAGCTGACCAACTGGCCGCCTCAGCGGCTCTCCTGGGGCTG